One region of Cystobacter ferrugineus genomic DNA includes:
- a CDS encoding SagB/ThcOx family dehydrogenase: protein MRRRTQPLLQQRQQALKRREPFLGSMFHENSKFTPQARHELGRRISQLQDEGLLRRVSSSYKSHPGCPQVALPRAALHLERELQEIIVGRRSTREFDTAQSVTLQELANLLQLSYGITGSLELDEGVTQYLRAIPSAGALYPLELYLVAQRVEGLAPGLYHYRVAQHALEVLETADQAERMLRMEREWGMGSPSAFHLVISGVFERTMFKYHERGYRFVLIEAGMLGQNLTLLAECQGIRSCMAGGWGDDELNQLFGLDGGAESTLLTLCFGRASRGGP from the coding sequence ATGAGGCGCAGAACCCAACCCCTCCTCCAGCAGCGCCAGCAGGCCTTGAAGCGCCGGGAGCCCTTCCTGGGCTCGATGTTCCACGAGAATTCGAAGTTCACGCCCCAAGCCCGGCACGAGCTGGGCCGCCGGATCAGCCAGCTCCAGGACGAGGGGCTGCTGCGGCGGGTGTCCAGTTCCTACAAGAGTCATCCCGGGTGTCCCCAGGTGGCGCTGCCCCGAGCGGCGTTGCACCTGGAGCGCGAGCTCCAGGAGATCATCGTGGGCCGCCGCTCCACCCGGGAGTTCGATACGGCCCAGTCCGTCACCCTCCAGGAACTGGCCAACCTGCTGCAACTCTCGTACGGCATCACGGGCAGCCTGGAGCTGGATGAAGGAGTGACGCAGTACCTGCGGGCCATTCCCAGCGCGGGAGCCCTCTATCCGCTCGAACTCTATCTGGTGGCGCAGCGGGTGGAGGGGCTTGCCCCGGGCCTCTACCACTACCGCGTCGCGCAACACGCCCTGGAGGTACTGGAGACCGCGGACCAGGCCGAGCGCATGCTGCGGATGGAGCGGGAGTGGGGAATGGGCTCGCCCTCCGCCTTCCACCTGGTGATCAGCGGCGTCTTCGAGCGCACGATGTTCAAGTATCACGAGCGGGGCTATCGCTTCGTCCTCATCGAAGCGGGGATGCTGGGCCAGAACCTCACGCTGCTGGCCGAGTGTCAGGGCATCCGCTCCTGCATGGCGGGAGGCTGGGGTGATGACGAGCTCAATCAACTCTTCGGCCTGGATGGCGGTGCGGAGTCCACGCTGCTGACCCTCTGCTTCGGACGGGCGTCCCGGGGAGGGCCGTGA
- a CDS encoding ABC transporter ATP-binding protein: MQGPVPPAPAIHVKGLVKRFGATLAVNGLELSVARGECMGLLGPNGAGKSTTLEILEGLQSPTEGEVHLLGLCWKKHAKQLRARIGVAQQQTWLYDRLSVEETLALFRSFHAQGLDVEEALGRVRLEDKRKDYVMNLSGGQRQRLSLALALVGNPDILFLDEPTTGLDPRSRRALWELLEELRAGGRTVMLSTHYLEEARRLCDRVVILDRGRIVAQGRPSELIASLEGGLEEGLEAGRPPALAREVTLDDVYLAFTGHGPREGTRP; encoded by the coding sequence ATGCAGGGGCCGGTCCCACCCGCCCCCGCCATCCACGTGAAGGGGCTCGTCAAACGCTTTGGCGCGACGCTGGCCGTGAACGGGCTCGAACTGAGCGTGGCCCGGGGCGAGTGCATGGGACTGCTCGGCCCCAACGGAGCGGGCAAGAGCACCACGCTGGAGATCCTCGAGGGGCTCCAGTCACCGACCGAGGGAGAGGTGCACCTGCTCGGCCTGTGCTGGAAGAAGCACGCGAAGCAGTTGCGAGCGCGCATCGGAGTCGCCCAGCAGCAGACGTGGCTCTACGACAGGCTGAGCGTGGAGGAGACGCTCGCGCTCTTCCGCTCCTTCCACGCCCAGGGCCTCGACGTGGAGGAGGCCCTCGGCCGGGTGCGGCTCGAGGACAAGCGCAAGGACTACGTGATGAATCTCTCGGGCGGACAGCGGCAGCGGCTGTCCCTGGCCCTGGCACTGGTGGGCAATCCGGACATCCTCTTCCTCGACGAGCCCACCACGGGGCTGGATCCCCGCTCCCGCCGGGCGCTCTGGGAGCTGCTCGAGGAGCTCCGGGCCGGAGGACGCACCGTGATGCTCTCCACCCACTACCTGGAGGAGGCGCGGAGGCTCTGCGATCGGGTGGTCATCCTCGACCGGGGGCGCATCGTGGCGCAGGGCAGGCCCTCCGAGCTGATCGCCTCATTGGAAGGGGGATTGGAAGAAGGATTGGAAGCAGGGCGCCCGCCCGCCCTCGCCCGGGAGGTGACGCTGGATGACGTCTACCTGGCCTTCACCGGCCACGGCCCGCGGGAGGGTACGCGCCCATGA